The Huiozyma naganishii CBS 8797 chromosome 1, complete genome genome window below encodes:
- the LYS4 gene encoding homoaconitate hydratase LYS4 (similar to Saccharomyces cerevisiae LYS4 (YDR234W); ancestral locus Anc_8.455) has translation MFRGRRHLHVSVRVLQGHGQNLTEKIVQKYAVGLPRGKMVHAGDYVSIRPAHCMSHDNSWPVALKFMQIGATKVANPKQIVNTLDHDIQNTSEKNLTKYRNIENFAGKHGIDFYKAGRGIGHQVMVEEGYAFPLNLTVASDSHSNTYGGMGALGTPVVRTDAAAIWATGVTWWQIPPVAKVELRGELPSGVSGKDVVVALCGVFNKDQVLNHAIEFTGDGVKHLPVDYRLTIANMTTEWGALSGLFPVDDTLIQWYRDXXXXXXGAGAEHPRINEATIAQLERDAKSVVADENAVYAKKLVIDLSSLTHYVSGPNSVKVSSTVEELSDVKIDKAYLVSCTNARLSDLKAAADVLCPSDNVADVNKVAPGVEFYFAAASSIVKEDAQKLGYWDILLAAGCIPLPSGCGPCIGLGAGLLKPGEVGISATNRNFKGRMGSPDALAYLASPAVVAASAIRGKIASPESILGDVTHKFTGVRTHTEPETTDAPVTPAPAPAPGNTAAVDILEGFPREITGELVLCDQDNINTDGIYPGKYTYQDDVPREKMAQVCMENYDPAFGKKVNAGDVVISGFNFGTGSSREQAATAMLAKGIRLVVSGSFGNIFSRNSINNALLTLEIPELVKKLRAKYEGAPPELTRRTGWFIKWDVPNSRVVITEGSQEGPVVFEQQVGELGTNLQEIIVKGGLENWVKSQL, from the coding sequence ATGTTCCGCGGGAGAAGACACTTGCACGTCTCAGTGCGTGTCTTGCAAGGGCACGGACAGAATCTGACAGAGAAGATCGTACAGAAGTATGCTGTTGGGTTGCCCCGGGGGAAAATGGTCCATGCCGGGGACTATGTATCTATACGTCCCGCTCACTGTATGTCTCATGATAACTCTTGGCCTGTCGCTCTCAAGTTCATGCAGATCGGTGCTACAAAAGTGGCCAATCCAAAACAAATTGTTAATACTCTAGATCACGATATACAGAACACCTCGGAGAAGAACCTTACCAAATACCGGAACATTGAAAACTTCGCTGGGAAGCATGGGATCGATTTCTATAAAGCGGGGCGTGGGATTGGCCACCAAGTGATGGTGGAGGAGGGGTACGCGTTCCCGCTCAACCTCACCGTTGCTTCTGATTCCCATTCGAACACGTACGGTGGGATGGGGGCCCTGGGGACACCAGTGGTCAGGACCGATGCCGCTGCGATTTGGGCCACTGGGGTGACCTGGTGGCAGATCCCACCAGTGGCGAAAGTGGAGCTCAGGGGGGAGTTGCCGTCCGGTGTGTCCGGGAAGGATGTGGTTGTAGCGTTATGTGGTGTGTTCAATAAGGATCAAGTGTTGAACCACGCGATTGAATTCACTGGCGATGGGGTCAAACATTTGCCCGTGGATTATAGACTTACCATTGCTAATATGACTACGGAGTGGGGGGCCCTCTCAGGGTTGTTCCCCGTCGATGACACTTTGATACAGTGGTACAGGGATANNNNNNNNNNNNNNNNCGGTGCCGGTGCAGAACACCCACGGATTAACGAGGCGACAATTGCCCAACTGGAGAGGGACGCGAAGAGTGTCGTCGCAGATGAAAACGCAGTATACGCTAAGAAACTCGTCATCGACTTGTCATCCTTGACCCACTACGTCTCAGGTCCAAACTCCGTCAAAGTGTCCAGCACCGTAGAGGAACTATCAGACGTCAAGATCGATAAAGCGTACTTGGTCTCGTGCACAAACGCAAGGCTGTCAGACCTCAAGGCAGCGGCAGACGTGCTATGTCCAAGTGACAACGTGGCAGACGTCAATAAAGTAGCGCCAGGTGTAGAGTTCTACTTCGCAGCCGCATCCTCAATAGTCAAGGAGGACGCTCAAAAGCTTGGGTACTGGGATATTCTCCTCGCTGCTGGGTGCATCCCATTGCCCTCAGGTTGTGGTCCCTGTATCGGGCTAGGCGCTGGTTTGTTGAAGCCGGGGGAAGTCGGTATCAGCGCCACAAACAGAAACTTCAAGGGGAGAATGGGCTCCCCGGATGCACTTGCGTACTTGGCATCACCAGCGGTTGTTGCTGCATCGGCAATCAGGGGCAAGATCGCCTCCCCAGAATCCATCTTAGGGGACGTCACACATAAATTCACAGGCGTGAGGACTCACACGGAACCAGAAACTACTGATGCTCCTGTCACTCCTGCTCCTGCTCCCGCTCCTGGTAATACCGCGGCAGTGGACATTCTCGAGGGGTTCCCCCGCGAAATCACGGGCGAACTCGTCCTGTGTGACCAggacaacatcaacacgGACGGGATATACCCGGGGAAGTACACGTACCAGGATGACGTCCCACGGGAGAAGATGGCACAAGTGTGCATGGAGAACTACGACCCAGCGTTCGGAAAGAAAGTGAACGCTGGCGACGTCGTCATTAGCGGGTTCAACTTCGGTACAGGGTCCTCCAGGGAACAGGCTGCCACAGCAATGCTCGCTAAGGGGATCAGACTCGTCGTCTCTGGGTCCTTCGGGAACATCTTCTCCAGAAACTCTATCAACAACGCACTGCTCACTTTAGAGATCCCAGAACTAGTCAAGAAACTGCGTGCAAAGTACGAGGGGGCACCACCGGAACTGACCAGAAGGACAGGGTGGTTCATAAAATGGGACGTGCCAAACTCAAGAGTCGTCATCACGGAGGGCAGCCAGGAGGGGCCTGTCGTCTTCGAACAGCAAGTCGGAGAACTTGGCACGAACTTGCAAGAGATCATTGTCAAGGGCGGCCTAGAAAACTGGGTGAAGTCCCAATTGTAG
- the RTN1 gene encoding Rtn1p (similar to Saccharomyces cerevisiae RTN2 (YDL204W) and RTN1 (YDR233C); ancestral locus Anc_8.454) produces the protein MTKKPFRGVRCIQTVYIYSLGSAWSGQLLLSSRGLFNSFLLSLHPTPTQDMSEKSAAPACGCQCDLLLWKNPVKTGKYFLGSLVVLLFFKRVNIFTCLLRILYTVFLTTASLEFVSKLLFGQGVVTKYGIKECPNTVAAVKPYVDELLRQLPVQQARMRMLVFAYVPKNTFKAAVATYVLHKVFSWFPLWTVLFVGDLFLFTMPIVYRTYQTEIDAAVQQGCKLVKARAQCAGKKLCDAVEPHIRKCPPLNKIIQNCAANNKKTATANDGEATASTTSAQQFPDVPEHTQETHEFNVDDLKQEIQESTDTLQQEFQKHE, from the coding sequence ATGACAAAGAAACCGTTTAGAGGGGTTCGGTGCATACAgactgtatatatatacagtcTCGGTTCTGCGTGGTCTGGTCAATTGTTGTTGAGCAGTCGTGGGTTATTCAACAGTTTTCTGCTTTCATTGCACCCTACCCCAACGCAAGATATGTCAGAAAAGAGTGCAGCGCCCGCGTGCGGCTGCCAGTGCgatttgttgctgtggaAGAACCCAGTAAAGACCGGCAAGTACTTCCTCGGGTCTCTTGTCgttttgctcttcttcaagagagTCAACATCTTCACGTGTCTGCTGCGGATCCTGTACACCGTGTTCTTGACCACCGCGTCCCTCGAGTTCGTCTCGAAGCTGCTGTTCGGCCAAGGCGTCGTGACCAAGTACGGCATCAAGGAGTGTCCCAACACTGTCGCCGCCGTGAAACCGTACGTCGATGAGCTGTTGAGACAGCTGCCTGTGCAGCAGGCGAGGATGCGCATGCTCGTGTTCGCCTACGTGCCCAAGAACACGTTCAAGGCAGCAGTCGCCACCTACGTCCTGCACAAAGTGTTCTCGTGGTTCCCGCTGTGGACAGTGCTTTTCGTCGGCGacctgttcttgttcaccATGCCCATCGTGTACAGGACGTACCAGACGGAGATTGACGCCGCGGTGCAACAGGGCTGCAAATTGGTCAAGGCGAGGGCCCAGTGTGCCGGGAAGAAACTGTGTGACGCAGTGGAACCACACATCAGAAAGTGCCCCCCCCTGAACAAGATCATACAGAACTGTGCCgcgaacaacaagaagaccgCAACGGCAAACGACGGGGAGGCCACCGCGAGCACTACCTCCGCTCAACAGTTCCCGGATGTGCCTGAACACACCCAGGAAACACACGAATTTAACGTGGACGATTTGAAACAGGAGATCCAGGAAAGTACGGACACACTCCAACAGGAGTTCCAGAAGCACGAGTAA
- the HEM1 gene encoding 5-aminolevulinate synthase (similar to Saccharomyces cerevisiae HEM1 (YDR232W); ancestral locus Anc_8.453) has protein sequence MLRFNGARQVLSCGKRYYASAGGAAARELQQRPVEHATQESAFDYDGFIESDLAAKRRDKSYRYFNNINRLAKEYPLAHRKNEADKVTVWCSNDYLALSKNQEVMDAMKKAIDKYGAGAGGTRNIAGHNKLTLQLESELASLHKKEGALVFSSCYVANDAVLSLLGQKVKDLVIFSDELNHASMIVGIKHANTKKHIFRHNDLQQLEQMLQQYPKSQPKLIAFESVYSMAGSVADIGKICDLAEKYGALTFLDEVHAVGLYGPQGAGVAEHADFSAHLAAGSAAPAHPTVMSRVDMVTGTLGKSFGSVGGYVAASKQLTDWFRSYAPGFIFTTTLPPAVMAGAAAAIRFSKRHLDLRQRQQMNTRYVKRGLAELDIPVIPNPSHIVPVLIGNPDLARQASDLLMDRHRIYVQAINFPTVARGTERLRITPTPDHSLEYCDVLLAAMEDVFRELQLPRTSDWAANGGLLGCGDPTVPVQRDLWTDEQLQLTNADLNANVYDHAAEELEVSSGIKL, from the coding sequence ATGCTGCGTTTTAATGGGGCAAGACAGGTGCTGAGCTGTGGGAAGCGTTACTACGCTTCTGCTGGCGGTGCTGCCGCGAGAGAGTTGCAACAGCGACCCGTGGAGCATGCTACGCAGGAGTCTGCGTTTGACTACGATGGGTTTATTGAGTCTGATCTGGCCGCTAAGCGGAGGGACAAGTCGTACCggtacttcaacaacattaACCGTTTGGCGAAGGAGTATCCGCTGGCGCACCGGAAGAACGAGGCGGACAAAGTGACCGTTTGGTGTTCTAACGATTACTTAGCGTTGTCGAAAAACCAGGAGGTGATGGATGCGATGAAGAAGGCGATTGACAAGTacggtgctggtgctggtgggACGCGGAATATCGCGGGCCACAACAAGTTGACTTTGCAACTGGAGTCCGAGTTAGCCTCTTTGCACAAGAAGGAAGGAGCGCTTGTGTTCTCCTCCTGCTACGTTGCGAACGACGCCGTTTTGTCCCTCTTGGGTCAAAAAGTGAAGGATCTTGTGATTTTCTCCGATGAGTTGAACCACGCATCGATGATTGTTGGGATCAAGCACGCGAACACGAAGAAACATATCTTCCGTCACAACGACTTGCAACAACTGGAGCAGATGTTGCAGCAGTACCCTAAATCGCAGCCAAAACTGATCGCTTTCGAGTCCGTGTACTCGATGGCCGGGTCCGTTGCTGACATCGGCAAGATCTGTGACCTCGCGGAGAAGTACGGTGCGTTGACGTTTCTCGATGAGGTGCACGCCGTGGGGCTCTACGGTCCACAAGGTGCTGGTGTTGCTGAGCACGCAGATTTCTCTGCACACTTGGCCGCCGGTTCCGCTGCGCCAGCGCACCCAACGGTGATGTCCCGTGTCGACATGGTCACTGGTACTTTGGGGAAATCGTTCGGCAGTGTGGGAGGGTACGTCGCTGCGTCGAAACAGTTAACTGATTGGTTCCGGTCGTACGCTCCCGGGTTCATCTTCACGACGACACTCCCCCCCGCAGTGATGGCCGGTGCCGCTGCAGCGATCCGTTTCTCAAAGAGGCATTTGGATCTGCGTCAACGGCAACAGATGAACACGCGGTACGTGAAGCGCGGGCTCGCTGAGTTGGACATCCCCGTGATCCCCAACCCATCGCACATCGTGCCCGTGCTTATCGGGAACCCGGATCTCGCGCGTCAAGCGTCAGACTTGTTAATGGACCGCCACCGGATCTACGTGCAAGCGATCAACTTCCCCACTGTTGCGCGGGGCACTGAGAGGTTACGGATTACACCTACGCCTGACCACTCGTTGGAGTACTGCGATGTACTTTTGGCTGCGATGGAGGACGTTTTCCGCGAGTTGCAATTGCCCCGTACCAGCGACTGGGCCGCGAACGGCGGGTTGCTAGGGTGCGGTGACCCTACTGTGCCCGTGCAGCGGGATCTGTGGACCGATGAAcagttgcaattgacgAATGCGGATCTGAACGCGAACGTGTACGACCACGCTGCTGAGGAGCTCGAAGTGTCCAGTGGCATCAAGTTGTGA
- the COX20 gene encoding Cox20p (similar to Saccharomyces cerevisiae COX20 (YDR231C); ancestral locus Anc_8.451), with product MTKEEDGSSGSSGSSYSKGQKILMRDTPPRFPHDADGAAPQGTSSRELFRTAWDGVSIEDFTLAKLATVPCFRDAVMVGFGGMVILGGVTLAYHRSAVRAANWATAGLLLGSVVGWEQCRLKRRRSFEIAQRAMATVRAKESTHARDYRLLGEGSVRNAKLKEEWDNHRNDATMETPQQGKSKWYKFW from the coding sequence ATGACTAAGGAGGAAGATGGTTCGTCTGGGTCCTCTGGGAGCAGCTACTCGAAGGGCCAAAAGATACTGATGCGGGACACGCCGCCGCGGTTCCCGCACGATGCGGACGGTGCTGCTCCACAGGGGACATCGTCGAGGGAGTTGTTCAGGACTGCGTGGGACGGTGTGTCTATAGAGGACTTCACGCTGGCGAAGCTCGCGACGGTGCCCTGTTTCAGGGACGCCGTGATGGTTGGGTTCGGCGGGATGGTCATCCTAGGAGGGGTGACACTCGCTTACCACCGGAGTGCCGTGCGGGCTGCAAACTGGGCAACAGCGGGACTGTTGCTCGGGTCCGTCGTTGGGTGGGAACAGTGCAGGTTGAAGCGCAGGAGGAGTTTTGAGATCGCGCAGAGGGCGATGGCCACGGTGCGCGCGAAGGAGAGTACCCATGCGCGGGACTACCGACTGCTAGGAGAGGGATCTGTTAGGAACGCAAAGCTTAAAGAGGAGTGGGACAATCACCGGAACGATGCGACGATGGAGACACCGCAGCAGGGGAAGTCCAAGTGGTACAAGTTCTGGTGA
- the IVY1 gene encoding Ivy1p (similar to Saccharomyces cerevisiae IVY1 (YDR229W); ancestral locus Anc_8.450) — translation MSNRMSPDAVPAHLSEFYPIVNNLENAVAAEEEEAAAAAAAARTSGTSKHVQGSAVSPLKLDAGGYRRASSLHSNVSSIRDLDTLVTRRDMKLMKEVLTEIQRGSLRYMDSLRETSKRSSELASAFEELARLKGCSDDTAEKILSASGLFHLMANHELILSSSVDNVLNVRVGGEATAFGEMSALLERRFKEANREQTLKLRMQEQLNSKLSKRKTKNLLTYRESLHNLQLQLDEIESLRHDFFQDSYNLVETTCTEVMNNVATLTRAHVEISENIARKGWSGGGLDDLLVCSQDPFSKDGDEDDAEIDDEAEEEEEDASGSNNDNVTDENMLRPPLSAETYVDRRSNTGGPDTVRSDGREESIGERASPEAADEADINDQSFSLPVPTPPSREQDDDDGGSDSDIAMDQSSV, via the coding sequence ATGAGCAATCGGATGAGCCCCGACGCGGTTCCCGCACACCTGTCTGAATTCTACCCTATTGTGAACAATTTGGAGAATGCAGTTGctgcagaggaggaagaggcggcggcggcagcagcagcagcacgaACAAGTGGGACAAGTAAACATGTGCAAGGTTCTGCGGTGAGTCCCTTAAAGCTCGATGCTGGCGGGTATCGTCGGGCGTCGTCTTTGCATTCCAATGTGAGTTCGATTAGGGATTTGGACACGCTGGTGACCAGGCGGGACATGAAGTTGATGAAGGAGGTGTTGACGGAGATACAGCGCGGGTCGCTGCGGTACATGGACTCCTTAAGGGAGACTTCGAAGCGGTCGAGCGAGCTAGCCTCTGCGTTCGAGGAGCTTGCGCGGCTGAAGGGTTGCAGCGACGACACGGCGGAGAAGATTCTTAGTGCGTCTGGACTGTTCCACCTGATGGCAAACCACGAGCTAATACTGTCTTCCAGTGTCGATAACGTGTTGAATGTGCGTGTTGGCGGTGAGGCGACTGCGTTTGGTGAGATGAGTGCGCTGCTGGAGCGACGgttcaaagaggcaaaCAGGGAGCAGACGTTGAAGCTTCGAATGCAGGAGCAACTGAACAGTAAACTGTCGAAGCGGAAAACGAAGAATCTGTTGACGTACCGGGAGAGCCTTCACAACCTGCAGTTGCAATTGGACGAGATAGAGTCCCTGCGGCACGACTTCTTCCAGGACTCGTACAACCTTGTTGAGACAACGTGCACGGAGGTGATGAACAACGTGGCAACGCTCACGAGGGCGCACGTCGAGATTTCTGAAAACATAGCGAGGAAGGGCTGGTCTGGCGGCGGTCTAGACGACCTGCTGGTGTGTTCTCAGGACCCGTTCAGCAAAGACGGGGACGAAGACGACGCTGAAATTGATGATGAggcagaggaagaagaagaagatgcCAGCGGGAGTAATAACGATAATGTCACAGATGAGAACATGCTGCGACCTCCGCTGAGTGCTGAAACGTACGTCGACCGCAGGAGCAACACAGGCGGGCCTGATACTGTGCGGAGCGATGGACGAGAGGAGAGTATAGGTGAACGAGCGAGCCCTGAGGCAGCGGACGAGGCGGATATCAACGACCAGTCATTTTCGCTGCCCGTTCCAACCCCGCCCTCCAGAGAAcaagacgacgacgatggcGGTAGCGACAGCGATATCGCAATGGACCAATCTTCTGTATAA
- the TRM8 gene encoding tRNA (guanine46-N7)-methyltransferase (similar to Saccharomyces cerevisiae TRM8 (YDL201W); ancestral locus Anc_8.448), with product MKAKPLGSYSDSKRFAYRINKQENRADLKRVQFSPDDDQETSSGAVIALPKKKFYRQRAHSNPFSDHQLEYPESPDAMDWAELYPAYVDGATGKMTQEVTIADIGCGFGGLMVDLSPEFPKDLILGMEIRVQVTNYVEDRIIALRNNNLGSTEHNYQNINVLRANAMKFLPNFFKRGQLSKMFFCFPDPHFKQRKHKARIITNTLLSEYAYVLREGGTVYTITDVEDLHHWMVKHLTEHPLFERLDGEWEAQDKCVSIMRNATEEGKKVERKRGDKFVACFKRLPSPQLS from the coding sequence ATGAAGGCGAAACCACTGGGCAGTTACTCGGACTCGAAACGGTTTGCGTACCGTATCAACAAGCAAGAGAACAGAGCGGATCTGAAACGAGTGCAGTTCTCTCCAGATGATGATCAAGAGACCAGTAGTGGCGCCGTGATAGCTCTGCCCAAGAAAAAGTTCTACAGACAACGGGCGCACTCAAACCCGTTCTCGGATCACCAATTGGAGTACCCTGAGTCTCCTGATGCGATGGACTGGGCGGAACTCTACCCGGCGTACGTGGACGGTGCGACAGGGAAGATGACTCAGGAGGTAACGATTGCCGACATAGGGTGTGGATTTGGTGGGCTAATGGTGGACTTGTCCCCAGAATTCCCAAAGGATTTGATCCTGGGGATGGAAATCCGTGTGCAAGTGACCAACTACGTAGAGGACAGGATCATCGCATTGAGGAATAACAACCTCGGGAGCACGGAACACAACTACCAGAACATCAACGTCTTGCGGGCCAACGCCATGAAGTTCCTGCCCAACTTTTTTAAGAGGGGCCAGCTGTCCAAGATGTTCTTCTGTTTCCCGGATCCGCACTTCAAGCAGAGGAAACACAAGGCGAGAATCATTACGAACACGCTGCTCAGCGAGTACGCCTACGTACTACGGGAGGGCGGCACCGTGTACACTATCACGGACGTCGAGGACCTCCACCACTGGATGGTCAAGCATTTGACAGAACACCCGCTGTTTGAAAGACTCGACGGAGAGTGGGAAGCGCAGGACAAGTGCGTCTCCATCATGCGCAATGCCACGGAGGAGGGCAAGAAAGTCGAGCGGAAAAGAGGAGACAAGTTCGTCGCCTGCTTCAAAAGACTGCCATCCCCGCAATTAAGCTGA
- the PCF11 gene encoding Pcf11p (similar to Saccharomyces cerevisiae PCF11 (YDR228C); ancestral locus Anc_8.444) produces the protein MDEDTRATVKEFEDVLKELTLNSRPIITTLTKMAEENISCAQYFVHLLEARIEKCVPTQKLYAFYALDSICKNAGSPYTIYFSKNLFSMYRKTYLIVDNNTRTKMINLFRSWLEPTTATGEPVFDKGTLDRIESFLIKASALHQKNMESMLPTPTISLLLKEIDKLTMLTEERLRDNKADAKLATKLEVLNQLKAVLQREKLGVPALKQVQLQLQQVFAQDQQYLQDKFVHQQKQQLQQQQLQQQKQQRQRGAGMMGTPDILQGSKSPSKSGTPIIPLFNNFSNQPSKTAGAATNASASLFGSMSSILSPNNFAEMEKTNRIAKIKNLYDELNKEGLLYVPKRESIVTLYDSLNTKNNENNMQQIKNNLPPIPVLTSIIFDCKAHFATNNASLSNAPTLQLNQQNILSDNRQVNNSFIHFLYRAKPNKCSLCGKRFGNSPEEKKLQSDHLDWHFRINKRMKGSSGTQTSTGSTAATAATQRNIQSRNWYIPDSEWVLFKDEEIVSISHDQADRRSGKQRGQSKQATRPHDNDGKFDSAKNAPEKDIVAISRGKLLAKYVVVPDSIQDMAFICPICKEKVNGVYDEDSGEWVWKNTIAIENKHFHATCYFETVQNRSNSGDMPTTELETLKSLIE, from the coding sequence ATGGATGAGGATACAAGGGCGACGGTGAAGGAGTTCGAAGATGTCTTAAAGGAGCTGACTTTGAACTCGCGGCCCATCATCACGACTTTGACAAAGATGGCAGAGGAAAACATCTCTTGTGCCCAGTACTTCGTCCATCTGTTGGAGGCAAGGATAGAGAAGTGTGTCCCAACTCAGAAACTGTACGCGTTTTACGCACTCGATTCCATATGTAAGAACGCCGGGAGTCCCTACACCATATATTTCAGTAAAAACCTGTTTAGTATGTACCGGAAGACGTATCTGATCGTGGATAACAACACCAGGACCAAGATGATCAATCTTTTTAGGTCCTGGCTGGAGCCTACTACCGCTACTGGGGAACCCGTGTTTGATAAGGGTACGCTTGACAGGATCGAAAGCTTTCTGATCAAGGCAAGCGCACTGCACCAGAAGAACATGGAATCTATGTTGCCTACACCGACCATCTCTCTGCTGCTCAAGgaaattgacaaactcACCATGCTCACAGAGGAAAGACTCAGAGATAACAAGGCTGATGCAAAACTTGCCACAAAACTGGAGGTGCTGAACCAACTGAAGGCCGTCCTTCAAAGGGAGAAATTGGGTGTACCAGCTTTGAAACAGGTACAGCTGCAACTGCAACAAGTATTTGCGCAGGACCAACAGTATCTGCAGGATAAGTTTGTGCACcaacagaaacagcagcttcagcaacagcagcttcagcaacaaaaacagcaacggCAACGGGGGGCTGGTATGATGGGCACTCCGGACATACTACAAGGTTCAAAGTCGCCCTCGAAGAGTGGCACACCCATTATACCTCTGTTCAATAATTTCAGTAACcaaccttcaaaaacagcCGGAGCTGCCACGAACGCAAGTGCTTCGTTGTTTGGGAGCATGTCCAGCATCTTGTCCCCAAACAACTTTGCCGAGATGGAAAAGACAAACAGAATAGCCAAGATTAAAAACCTTTACGACGAACTCAATAAAGAGGGACTGCTCTACGTACCCAAGAGGGAATCTATCGTTACTCTGTACGACAGTCTCAATACAAAGAACAACGAAAATAACATGCAGCAAATCAAGAATAACTTACCGCCAATCCCAGTACTTACAAGCATCATATTCGATTGCAAAGCACATTTCGCCACTAATAACGCCAGTCTGAGCAATGCGCCCACGTTGCAATTGAACCAGCAAAACATTCTCAGCGATAATCGCCAGGTCAATAACAGCTTCATCCACTTCTTGTATAGAGCTAAACCCAACAAATGCAGTCTGTGCGGTAAAAGGTTCGGGAACTCCCCggaggaaaagaaattacAAAGCGATCACTTGGACTGGCATTTCAGAATCAATAAAAGAATGAAGGGATCTTCTGGCACGCAAACGTCTACAGGCTCGACTGCTGCGACTGCTGCTACACAGAGGAACATACAGTCTCGGAACTGGTACATCCCAGATTCGGAGTGGGTTCTTTTCAAGGACGAAGAGATTGTTTCCATCAGCCATGACCAAGCGGATCGCCGCTCTGGGAAACAGCGGGGCCAGTCGAAACAAGCAACACGTCCACATGATAACGACGGAAAGTTTGATTCTGCAAAAAATGCGCCTGAAAAGGATATCGTTGCAATCAGTAGGGGCAAGTTATTGGCAAAATATGTTGTTGTGCCGGACTCGATTCAAGATATGGCATTCATATGTCCTATTTGTAAAGAGAAGGTCAACGGTGTGTATGATGAGGATTCTGGGGAATGGGTTTGGAAGAACACCATAGCAATTGAAAATAAACATTTCCATGCCACCTGttactttgaaactgttcaaaaccGCTCCAACAGCGGGGACATGCCCACTACGGAACtggaaactttgaaaagcCTTATTGAATAG